The Polypterus senegalus isolate Bchr_013 chromosome 1, ASM1683550v1, whole genome shotgun sequence genome includes a window with the following:
- the LOC120542516 gene encoding cytochrome c oxidase assembly protein COX15 homolog isoform X1 encodes MLLLPLNLRTAVVCGYRTLCHGPSWRTVVQHNPRCRLWLVRRSQSNAVSEASVHPATVPNATTNRIVGRWLIACSGMVAGAVVLGGVTRLTESGLSMVDWHLIKEMKPPSSQAEWEAEFQKYQQFPEFKILNHSMTLSEFKFIWYMEYSHRMWGRLVGLAYILPTVYFWRRGYLNRGMKACAVGLCGFVVFQGLLGWYMVKSGLEEKPESYDVPRVSQYRLTAHLGSALVLYCASLWTGLTLLLPQQKLPNAQQIAWLRRFAHGTGGLVFLTALSGAFVAGLDAGLVYNSFPKMGNYWIPDDLLSFSPTLKNFFENPTTVQFDHRILGISSVTAITALCLYARRIPLPGRTRMALNSLLAMAYMQVGLGICTLLFYVPTPLAATHQSGSLALLSLAIWVLAELRKVAK; translated from the exons CATAATCCTAGATGTCGACTGTGGCTTGTACGGAGGAGTCAAAGCAATGCTGTGTCAGAAGCCAGTGTCCATCCTGCAACAGTTCCTAATGCTACCACGAATCGTATAGTGGGGAGATGGCTTATAGCTTGTAGTGGGATGGTGGCTGGTGCAGTGGTACTTGGAGGTGTCACAAG ATTGACGGAGTCTGGTCTGTCCATGGTTGACTGGCACCTGATCAAAGAAATGAAACCACCAAGTTCACAGGCAGAATGGGAAGCAGAGTTCCAGAAGTACCAGCAGTTTCCAGAGTTTAAGAT TCTTAACCACAGCATGACCCTCTCAGAGTTTAAGTTTATTTGGTATATGGAATATTCTCATCGCATGTGGGGCCGTCTTGTTGGTCTGGCCTACATTTTGCCAACTGTTTACTTCTGGAGGCGTGGATATCTGAATCGTGGAATGAAGGCATGCGCTGTTGGTCTTTGTGGTTTTGTTGTCTTTCAG GGTCTTCTTGGGTGGTACATGGTAAAAAGTGGCCTAGAAGAGAAACCAGAATCCTATGATGTTCCGCGAGTCAGTCAATACCGCTTGACTGCACATTTAGGCTCAGCACTTGTCCTTTACTGTGCAAGTTTGTGGACTGGTCTTACATTACTGCTGCCTCAACAAAAG TTGCCAAATGCACAACAGATTGCTTGGCTCAGGAGATTTGCTCATGGGACTGGAGGACTTGTTTTTCTTACTGCACTCTCAG GTGCCTTTGTTGCAGGCCTGGATGCTGGCTTGGTATACAACTCTTTCCCCAAGATGGGCAACTACTGGATACCAGATGACCTGTTGTCTTTTTCTCCTACACTCAAGAATTTTTTCGAGAATCCTACAACAGTGCAGTTTGATCATCGAATTCTA GGCATAAGCTCAGTGACAGCCATTACAGCACTTTGCCTATATGCACGAAGAATCCCTCTCCCTGGGAGAACAAGAATGGCTCTTAATTCTTTGTTAGCCATGGCATATATGCAG GTTGGCCTGGGGATCTGCACATTACTGTTCTATGTCCCAACACCTTTAGCAGCTACGCACCAATCTGGATCCTTGGCACTACTCTCACTGGCAATCTGGGTACTTGCAGAGTTGAGAAAAGTTGCGAAGTAA
- the LOC120542516 gene encoding cytochrome c oxidase assembly protein COX15 homolog isoform X2 encodes MTLSEFKFIWYMEYSHRMWGRLVGLAYILPTVYFWRRGYLNRGMKACAVGLCGFVVFQGLLGWYMVKSGLEEKPESYDVPRVSQYRLTAHLGSALVLYCASLWTGLTLLLPQQKLPNAQQIAWLRRFAHGTGGLVFLTALSGAFVAGLDAGLVYNSFPKMGNYWIPDDLLSFSPTLKNFFENPTTVQFDHRILGISSVTAITALCLYARRIPLPGRTRMALNSLLAMAYMQVGLGICTLLFYVPTPLAATHQSGSLALLSLAIWVLAELRKVAK; translated from the exons ATGACCCTCTCAGAGTTTAAGTTTATTTGGTATATGGAATATTCTCATCGCATGTGGGGCCGTCTTGTTGGTCTGGCCTACATTTTGCCAACTGTTTACTTCTGGAGGCGTGGATATCTGAATCGTGGAATGAAGGCATGCGCTGTTGGTCTTTGTGGTTTTGTTGTCTTTCAG GGTCTTCTTGGGTGGTACATGGTAAAAAGTGGCCTAGAAGAGAAACCAGAATCCTATGATGTTCCGCGAGTCAGTCAATACCGCTTGACTGCACATTTAGGCTCAGCACTTGTCCTTTACTGTGCAAGTTTGTGGACTGGTCTTACATTACTGCTGCCTCAACAAAAG TTGCCAAATGCACAACAGATTGCTTGGCTCAGGAGATTTGCTCATGGGACTGGAGGACTTGTTTTTCTTACTGCACTCTCAG GTGCCTTTGTTGCAGGCCTGGATGCTGGCTTGGTATACAACTCTTTCCCCAAGATGGGCAACTACTGGATACCAGATGACCTGTTGTCTTTTTCTCCTACACTCAAGAATTTTTTCGAGAATCCTACAACAGTGCAGTTTGATCATCGAATTCTA GGCATAAGCTCAGTGACAGCCATTACAGCACTTTGCCTATATGCACGAAGAATCCCTCTCCCTGGGAGAACAAGAATGGCTCTTAATTCTTTGTTAGCCATGGCATATATGCAG GTTGGCCTGGGGATCTGCACATTACTGTTCTATGTCCCAACACCTTTAGCAGCTACGCACCAATCTGGATCCTTGGCACTACTCTCACTGGCAATCTGGGTACTTGCAGAGTTGAGAAAAGTTGCGAAGTAA